Below is a window of Virgibacillus sp. NKC19-3 DNA.
TACTCCAGGTAAAATGGTCGCTATCCTGTTAATCTTAACAGGTGGAGGATTAATCGCTTTTTATATCACTACCTTTGCTTCCGTTTCAATTAAGCATGAACGAGATTTGGAAAGCGGAAAAATTGTTTTTAAAAGCAGTGGTCATCTTATCTTTATCGGTTGGAATGAACGAACAAGACAATTACTTGATATCACGATAGACAACGACCCAGATGTTCGTATCGTTCTCATTGACCGTTCACTGGATCATTTAGCATTCCAACATTATCCTGTCCATTTCATTCACGGGGATCCTACAGAAGATGGGACGTTAAAGCAAGCAAATATCACACAGGCAAAATGTGTCATAATAACTGCTGACATCAATAAAAATGAACGCCAATCAGATAACAACACGATATTAACCACTGTTGCTATTCGAGGGAACAACAAAGACATCCCGATCATCGCTGAAATATTATCAAAAATACAGATTGAAAATGCCTTGCGTGCGGGAGCATCTACGATTATTAAAACCAATGATTTCATGAGTGCATTGTTTTATCATGAACTTTCAAGTACAGAGAATGCAATGCCATTTGATACGGTTCTACATGTATTAAAAAAACAACAATTCAACCAATTCAAACTTCCTGAATCACTCATAGATAACTCATTCCTACAAGCTTCCATGTATTTATTAAAAGAAAAATACCTCTTGCTCGGTCTGATCCGAAATGAAGAATGGTATATCAATCCAGAGGCGGATTTCATGCTTGAGGAAGAGGATATTTTACTAACGATGATTGCTTGGTAATTTAATCATTTTTGCCTGATGAAAAAACTTATGATAAAATATTTCATTGACAGTAAGAAAATATAATTACTCCCTACTGCATAAGGGTAACAAAGGCATATATCTAAATGCTGGTATACGCCACGTTTTTAATGTCAAGAAATGAATACAGGTATAGGAGTTGTTCAACATGACGAACAAGTTTGAGGTAGGTCAAATTGTTGAAGGAAGAGTTACAGGCATACAGCCATATGGGGCATTTGTCGCTTTAGATGAAGAAGTTCAAGGGTTAGTCCATATTTCTGAAGTAACACATGGATTTGTGAACGATATTAATGACTATTTAACCGTTGGAGATGACGTGCACGTTAAAATATTAAACGTAGATGAGGCCAATAACAAATTTTCATTATCCATTCGAGCTACAGAAGAAGCTCCAGCAAAATCGGCAACAACCCAAAAAAGCAGTACGAATAAACAGCAAGATACGGAAGAAGCCGGCTTCAACACATTAAAAGATAAACTCGAGGAGTGGATTAAACAGTCCAAGAAATAAGAAGGGAGGTATATGCAGGTGGTACTTGCGTGTGCCTCTTTTTCTTGATTTCAAGACATTACTTGGGTAAAGTTAAATTGTATGAAAAGACTTCAAAGGAGGTAACGAGAGTGACACATGTTTCGTTTAACTATGATAAGGCATTACGTTTTTTTAACCAGGAAGAATTAACTAACATGAATAGTTTCATACAAACAGCTCATAACGCGCTACATAATCAAACAGGGGCAGGTAATGACTTTTTGGGATGGATGGATTTACCTGAGAACTACGATAAAGAGGAATATGCCCGAATTAAAGCGAGCGCGGAGAAAATCAGACAAGATACAGATATTCTACTCGTTATCGGTATTGGTGGATCCTATTTAGGGGCCCGCGCTGCCCTCGATATGCTAAACCATTCGTTTCAAGATCTGTTATCCAAAGAAGAAAGAAAAGCGCCACAGATTATTTTTGTTGGTCATCACTTAAGTTCCACCTACATGCGTGACTTGTTTGATGTGTTGGACGGTAAAGATGTCTCGATCAATGTTATTTCAAAAAGTGGGACAACCACTGAGCCTGCAGTAGCTTTTCGTATCTTTAAGAAATATCTGGAAGAAAAGTATGGAGCCAAAGAAGCAAAAAATCGTATTTATGCAACAACAGATAAGGAAAAAGGGGCACTTAAAACAAGTGCAGATCAGGCAGGCTATGAAACATTCGTCATCCCGGATGATGTCGGTGGACGTTATTCGGTTTTAACAGCAGTAGGTCTGTTGCCTATTGCCGTAAGTGGTATTTCCATTGATAACATGATGCAGGGAGCTAGTAAGGCCATGCATGACTTTGCTGAACCGGAACTTGGCAAAAATGCAGCTTACCAGTACGCAGCTGTTAGAAATATTTTGTACAATAAAGGCAAAGTAACAGAAATGCTTATTAGTTACGAACCAAGTTTAAGCTATTTTGCTGAATGGTGGAAACAGTTATTTGGAGAAAGTGAAGGAAAGGATCAGAAAGGGATTTATCCATCATCCGCTAATTTCACAACAGATCTCCATTCCTTGGGTCAGTATGTACAAGAAGGTCGCAGAAACATTTTTGAGACCGTACTCCATGTTGGAAAGGCCAACAAGGAAATGACATTAGAGGCAGAAGAGTCGAATTCAGATGGACTTAATTACCTAGCAGGGAAAACTATCCATGAAATTAATGATAAAGCTTTTCAAGGTACCTTATTAGCACATACGGACGGGGATGTCCCTAACTTAATTGTCGAGGTACCTGAACTTGATGCTTATACATTCGGTTATTTGGTTTATTTCTTTGAAAAAGCCTGTGCAATCAGCGGTTACCTGCTTGGTGTAAATCCATTTGATCAGCCCGGTGTGGAAGCATATAAGAAAAATATGTTTGCACTACTTGGTAAACCTGGATTTGAGGAAGCGAAAGAAGAACTAGAAAAGCGACTATAAAAAGTGGAAGAAAAAAATATTAAAATGATGTTTATATTTTTATCTATAGGGTATACTAATAAATGTAAGACTTTCTCGTATTCCCCCTGTAAGCAAGGCGTTATTACGCTTTGCTTTTTTTTGGCCAAAATGCTTTTCTACATATATTTTCACATTGTTTGTTATAATGGTATTACGAATGCATAGGAGGCTTTTTTTATGAGTATATTTGAGGAATTACACGATCGAAAAAATACACGTTCTGTTAAATGGGATATGCTAAAATCCGTTTTTCAATCAGAAGATGTTTTACCAATGTGGGTTGCTGATATGGATTTTAAAGCACCTGAAGCCGTAAATAACGCATTAGTAAAACGCGCCCGTCACGGGATTTATGGTTACACTGTTATTGATGATGATGTTACAGATTCGATTATGAATTGGATTGAAAAGCGCCATAACTGGACAATTGATAAAGAATGGCTATCGTTTAGTCCAGGTGTGGTCACAAGCCTGCACCTGGCTATTCAGGCGTTTACAGAACCAGACGATAAAATAATCATTCAAACCCCTGTATATACGCCCTTTTATAATGTAATTGAACAACACGATAGAGAAGTCGTTAAAAATCCGCTTGTACTGGAGAATGGTTCTTATACCGTTGACTTCAGCGACTTTGAGGAAAAATTAAAACAAGGTGTAAAGGCATTTCTTTTATGTTCCCCACATAATCCGACTGGGCGTGTGTGGAAGCGAGAGGAACTAGAGGAAATAGCTAGGTTATGTTGCAAATATGATGTAATAATTTTATCTGATGAAATTCATGCAGATCTCATTTATCCAGGTGAGCAGCATACTCCAATAGCTTCCCTTTCCGAAGAAATTGCAGATCGAACAATCACTTGCATGGCTCCATCCAAGACATTTAATTTAGCCGGATTGCAAGCTTCATATGTTATTACAACGAATAAGGAGAAACGCGCTAGATTTAATGAACATCTAAGCAAGCAAGGGCACGGTATGTTGAATACAATGGGAAATACAGCTCTAGAGGCAGCATATGTACATGGAGAAGCATGGCTTGATGAACTGATGACAGTTATAAAATCCAATCAGGAATATGTTACGGAAATGCTCGAAAAACATACAGATCTTAAGGTCACCCGTCCAGAGGGAACGTATTTATTGTGGATAGATTGCAGTGCATTAAATTTGGAGAAAAGTGACCTGAATAAATTTATGATCGAAAAAGCCAAAGTGGGACTTAATGCGGGAGCCTCTTACGGCGATGATGGTGCGAACTTTATGCGGATGAATATCGCCTGTCCGAAATCAACTGTCAAAGAAGGCGTAAAGCGTATTATAGATGCGCTAAATGCTACATAATTTCTTAGGTTGATGTTGAAAAGAGCCATGTGTTTATGGACGCATGGCTCTTTTTATTTTTATTACTCCTCTAGATCTTCATTAAATTCAGTAGGGTCTGTAGGTTGCTCTCCTGAGTCTTCTCCTGCTTTTATCTCACCACAAGCAATACGAGGCCCTCCATCTCCTCCTGGCTGGCTCACCCCATCATCTTGCCCTTCTTGAATAACTAATGAGGTCCCATCCCCACTAAGGATAGACATTCTTCCATCTAGAAGTGTTGCATTATCCAGTGTTAATTCAGCTTCCACTAGACCGTCTTCATCTGCCTCAATATTGGGTAAATCCCCCAAATGTGACCCTTCCGGATGCATGAGACCATGTTCGTTGCCCTCCGGATTAAAATGACTTCCGGCACTTTCAAAATCGGGAGCCTCACACTTCGGATATTCATGCACATGAATCCCGTGAAATCCCGGTTCCAGTCCTTCTAAGCTCAATTCCACCTGAACACCATCCGGTTGTTCGGATAACGCAGCAGTACCAATTATGTCTCCTGAAGCATTGTACATATCCACCGATCTCGAACTCGGATCATTACTTTGACACGAAACTAAAAAAAGAATCATGATAATTAGAATACCCAGCAAGCACCAGCTCTTCTGAAGACTATCATTAAAGCCTGTACCGATGTGGAAAGAAAATATATTTTCACCTGGAAAAAATAAACGCATGTACTTTCTCCTTTTAAATGCTTTTCTTACCAGTATCAACAAATATACATCTGAATAAACATAAATAAAATTTGACACTTTATTTGGTTAACGATGGAGGTATGCCTTCATCAAGAGCTCATAAGAGGAGAAACAAAGCATTTATTTTAGGTGTTTTCATTTAATCGATCGAATCACTTTCCTCATTTTTATCAGGCTTATTTAGCTCGTATTTTTCATTAAAAATTCGTTCTTCTTTTTTTGATTTTTTATATAGGAGGTACATTGTTCCAAAAGCTAATATCATAAAAATGACCAACATGATAACAGCTGGAATATATTCCGTTTTATCTTCCGGAAAATACAGGAATTCCATCATAGGTGACCACTTCCTTTTACGATCAATTATAACAAAGTTTCTACTTTTACTAAACGGAAATGTTAAATATTCGCTTATTCCTTATACTTTTGGGACAATGAAAGAGAAGGAGGAGGATGAAAATATGGCAGATGTAGCTATTGGTACCACTGTACGCGCACATTACAACTCAGGCACTTACATAGGGGAGGTGAAAGAAGATCGTGGAGAACGTTACTTGATCGAAGTACTTGCCGTTGATAAACACCCGATTCAAGGTGATCTGCATAACCCCGGCCAAGTGGAAGATGTGTTTTTCCATGAACGAAAAGCATTAGCGCATCATGAAAAAATGAATGTAAAGAAACCTGCAGTACGTCCATTTGATGAAACCATTCCCCCGTACAGTGAGTCTCTAAAGCAAGCGGTGGACAACTATAAAGAAAAACTAAAAGCAGAAGATACAGCATTCAATAAAAAAGCATTGCACACTTTAGAAGGGCTTGAAGACAAATACTATATAAAAAGTTATTATTAAGTTAATGCCCCTATGAAGCTTCCTTGACTATCTGAACCACGTTACATAGTCTTGGACGCCATACATCTGAATACGAAATAAATTGGGCATACATTCCGTTAATAGAATAAACGTGAAAAACGCTCAGAAATAATCTGAGCGTTTTTGTTTAGGTTGTGAATGTTATTCACCCAAATGTTCTTTTAATACTTCTTCTACACCTTGGATAGCTTCTTCTTCATCACTGCCGTTTGTCGTAATAGAGATTTCTGCTCCTTTTGGAATTCCTAGTGACATAACACCCATGATTGATTTCAGGTTAACCTTCTTGTCGTTATAGGAAATCTCAACATCTGATTGAAATTGTCCTGCTTTATTTACCAGCAACGTAGCTGGGCGTGCATGTACCCCAGTATCAGCTGTAATTGTAAACTTTTTTTCCTGCATTTTCTTACATCCTTTCAAATCGATTTTATAATGTAATACTATCCACTATATAGTGAAATATAGAACCTACTTTATTATATACAAAAATAGGCGGTTTTGAAACAAAAACCTACTACAAACCTAGAATTTATTAAAGAAATTGACATTCTTCACCTGTATTCAACAATCGTTGGTTATAGTAACACTAATTATTTTTCTGCTTATCCTCTAGCATCTCTTTCAACGCATGCTGTTCTTTTCGTAGTGATACAACTTCCTGCTCCAATATATTTAATTTATCGGTTATAGGAGTTAATGCCTCTTGTAGCATTTTTTGTAAACGTAGTGATTTTTCGTTTCCTTCCTCCATAAGCTTGGCTCCTCCTTTGTCCAATGTCTATTTAATGACTCAATATAGATAGGATAAACCATCAACAAATATATTTATTATAGCTTAAGCAGTATGAATATTGCTTCAGGATCTTCAATACTGTAAAATTCATGTAGTGTCACTCTAAGAGAGTACCATAATTGCCTTTGTAGAGTCAAACGCCTATTCCCTGCACCGCAAATTACATTGTGGTTTACAAATATAAACATATTTCAGTAAATGGAAACAATAAAATAACAATCCTGAACGATGGTTAAAACAAGCATGCACTTTACTCGAATGAAATACAACCTGCTCCCATTAAGATAATTGCCTTTACCCAACTGTTATGATACCGTTATTTTGAAAGATCCACTTTTTGTTGGGGAGGAATAGGTATGAGTGTACATATTGGAGCTAAACAAGGAGAAATTGCTGATAAAATTTTATTACCAGGAGACCCACTAAGGGCTAAATTTATTGCAGAAACATTTTTGGAAAACGTCACACAGTATAATCAGGTTCGTGGCATGTATGGGTATACCGGCACCTATAAAGGGGAACGGGTTTCCGTACAAGGGACCGGAATGGGAGTTCCCTCTATTTCCATCTATGTAAATGAATTGATTCAAAGCTATGATGTACAAAAGTTCATTCGCGTTGGAACATGCGGGGCTATTCAAAAAGACGTGAAAGTTCGCGATGTTATTCTAGCACAAGGGTCGACGACAGATTCACAACTTAATCGTATGGTATTTAACGGTATTGACTATGCACCACTCGCTGATTTTGATCTTCTGAAAAATGCGTACGATGTTGGTGTCGAAAAAGGAATGAACCTGCAAGTAGGAAATGTATTTACAAGTGATACATTCTATCGTGACAATGCGAAAGAAATCAATGAACTATTGGCAAAATATAAAGTGCTTGCCATTGAAATGGAAACATCAGCACTGTATACATTAGCAGCTAAATTTGATCGGCAAGCACTATCCGTCTTAACCGTTTCCGACCATATTTTGACTGGAGAAGAAACCACATCGCAGGAGCGCCAAACAACGTTTAATGAGATGATAGAAGTTGCATTGGACGCAGCACTGAAATAAGCCAAAATTGTCAACTTGTTTTAAAATAGGTTGACAATAATCCCCCTTTACCTTATTATCAACGTAGAGGGGGGATGTTTTTATGAAGGGGTTACGTCCAATTGATTTAACATTTAGTGCCGTATTTGTCTGTTTAATGGCAATTGGTGCTAATATTACAGTTTGGTTTCCATTCCTGGCTGTCCCAATAGGAGGGACATCTGTCCCTTTATCTTTGCAGACATTCTTTGCTATTTTGGCAGGGTTGATGCTTGGAAAAAAGCTTGGGACCATATCGATGATGATCTATACACTTGTTGGAATAGCGGGGGTTCCCATCTTTGCAGGACTTAAAGCAGGACCTATGATGTTAATCACCCCTACAGGCGGATTTATTCTTTCATTTATGTTTGTCGCCTTCTTTACTGGTTTAATCGCAGAACGTAGCAAAAGTAATTCTGTATTTACGTACGGTACTGCGTCCTTCATTGGTTTCATTGTTAATTATGGAATTGGCGTTTCTTATATGTACATGATCATGAATACATGGTTGGAACTTGATATCTCCTACTGGCTTGCTTGGGCTGGAATGCTGCCTTTTCTCATAAAAGACGCTGTGCTATCTTGTTTAGCTGCTACATTTATGGTCCATATAGCCAAGCGTATTCCTGCACGCTGGTTAGGTGCGAAAATATAAATCATTGCTTTACATGCGGACTAAATGTGATAAAATAATGGGAATCACAAGAAATGCAGCCCTATTCAGGATACATAGCAGGAAGGATGTTTTTACATTATATGGAGTTGTTTTTAAATTTTCCATTATTAGCCGCAGTAACTGCCATTATTTTTGCACAGGTTGTGAAAGTTCCTATTAGACTCCTTTTGTCAAAAGAGTTTAAACCAAGCTTAGCGTTCAGCAGTGGTGGTATGCCCAGCAGTCATTCTGCGGCAGTAACAGCATTAACTACCGGTATAGGTATCGTCGAAGGTGTAACTTCCAGCATATTCGCTGTTTCCTTCGTTTTCAGTATTATTACCATGTACGACGCAACTGGCGTACGCAGACACGCGGGCGAACAAGCTGTAGTTTTGAACAAATTGATCAATGACTTTCAACACTTCATTGATGGAGCAAAGGATTGGAATCAAAAAGCGGAATATGAAAAGAGGAAAGAGTTAAAAGAGATTCTAGGGCATCAACCAATTGAAGTATTTTTTGGCAGTTTAACCGGTGTTGGCATCGCATTTCTGCTATTTCCGTTTTATTAAGAAAAATAGAACCCGTCTTTCTAATAATCATATGTCGGAAATCAAATTGGTAGAAACCTGTGAAATTACTGCTTTTATGTTTTTCTTATACGTGGAACTTTACCATTTTTCCTATGCCGAAATTCTTCAACGCTCTAATTTTATACTTTCCTACAGTTAGAAAGACAGGCTTCCTAACTAAAAGCCTGTCTTTTTTAATTATTAATTATCTGGTGATTGCTCTCTAAATACCTGTAAAGCTTCATTTTCATTCAGTTCCATAAGGGCTTCTTCGGTTAAATTCCCATCACCCATTTCAACGATGTACACTTCTACTTCTTTTTTACCCCAATTATCATAGACGTCTTCTACTGTCGGGTAGTACAGATCAATATCATTTCCGGTAATAGCGCTTCCCTTGTCAGCTACAACCCCGTAACCATAATCCGGAATATACATGATTGTTCCGATTGGGTAGACATCTAAATCAGCTGCAATAGTAGAATACAAGTCTCGTTTTACTTGTACACCAGAAAAAGTAATGCCATATTGTGGATGATCCGGCGTTTTATCTGTAGACTCTACGCCAGCTGTATACCCTGTTGCTGATACTGTAGCGGTTGGATACTGTTCAAAATCAATTGCTTCTTCCAATGTTTTCGGACCTTCTATTTCATCACTAGAAATATACGTTGTCTTCTCATTTATGGTGCTTAATCCTTTTTCCTCTAGCGCTGTATGTTTATACTCCGAAGCACTTGCTGAACGATCGGATATTTCCGCTTCTCCCCCTACCTGAATATCTGTCAATGTGACATTTGAAATAGTAGTTACAGTTACATAAAAAGCACCTGCAAACAACAGAATCATTCCGGTTCTTCGAATAAAATTTTTGATTTTCATAATAACACCTCTCTCATGTCATCATTACCAATCTTTAAAATTTTATTCATTAATAATTTTAAAACATTTGATATCCACTCTTGCGCAAAATTTTAATAACAATTCCAGAAACAATCGTACCAGCAAACCCGGATAACAGGATAGTTATATCAACTGGTGTAATTTCCGTAAACCGCTTGATTGCTGTTGAAAAAGCCTCCCCCGGATTTGTAAAATATTCCCAAGTCGATATGTTATCCACGATCATAACCACGATGATCGGATATAAAAAAGACATTAACCACGTTCGTCTCAATAGCATATTTAAAATAAAAGCGATACCGAAAAAAATAACGAAATACAATAACACAGAAACGATTAATTGAATCAATGCTGCAGCTCCTTTACTGACGAATCTTATCTACAAACCTCATCCTCATTTTATTATAAATCATAGAAAAAGCAAAGACAGAGTCTGCCTTTGCTACATTTAATTAAAAACATTAAACTTACCTTTCTTCAATAACAAGCCAATTCCACCTAATTTAAACAGGTAGCGATTGTCGATTATTTTTTTCATCATGGCTGCTTTCCAACCAAATAGTTTCCAATTATTCATCACAACAGCTATGGCGTCATTATTCCCTAAAGAGGCAACAGACCCTGCGATGTTCGGTTTGAATATTTCCATTTTTCCATTACTAGCTAGCGACTTTATATTGTTTGCAACTACATCCGATTGTTGAATAGCAATCTGTGCGGTCGGCGGATAAGGAATACCGCTCTTTGGATCTAAAACCTTCGCACAATCTCCAATAACAAATACATCATCATAATTAGGTGCGCGCATGTCCGGACGTACTTCTACCTTGCCTCGATTTGTTTCTATTTGGGACTTTTCCACGATGCAGTTAGCACGCACCCCAGCTGCCCATAGAAAAGTCATTGTTGGTATTTCTACTTGTTTCCCGTCTTTTTCGTACACGATGCTTTCCGGCTTGCATTCTTTTATCATCGCACCGGTTATAAATTCAACACCTCTGGATTCCAATGAAGTCATCGCATATTCAACGAGATGGGGGTCAAAACCAGGCAATATTGTTTCTGAACCTTCTATGTTAATAATCCGAACCTGCACCTTTTCAATATCATATTCCTCACATAACGCTGGAATACGATTAGCTAACTCACCTGCAAATTCGACACCTGTAAATCCGCCACCACCAACAACAATGTTCAGACGCCCTTTTTTCTTATCTTTTTCATTATGATATAAAGCAAAATTGTATTCCAAATGCTCTCTCAGCAAACGAGCACTGTTAATGTTACCTATTACATGAGCATGTTCTTCCAGTCCCGGAATGCCAAATGTAGCGGATTCAAATCCGAGGCCCACAACAAGGATATCATAATCTAATTCTCTATTTTCAAGCTTGACCTTTTTTTCATCAGGCTTAATGGAAATTACTCTATCCTGAATAAAGTTTACTTTTTCCCTATTGATAACTTCTCTAATCGGAATTTGAGTGCGATCATGGTGCAGTGTGCCCGCAGCATTTTCATGTAGCCAAGTTGCTTGATAATGATAATCGTTTATATTAACAAGTGTCAAATTTGCCTCGTTTATTTTCATGGATCTCTGTAATTTAATGGTCGTCATCATGCCACCGTAACCTGCGCCTAGAATGACTATATTTGGTTTGTTCATAACAAATCACTTCCAATTGTGTATTTCTTTATGTACTTATTCCTATGTGACGTTTTTCACTTAAATGACATTCGTGTATTCATCAATCTTAATGAAAATAATAGAATTATAATCTGTTTGTAACATAAATGTAATATGTACATTGATAATAGTAGACTTTTTATCGTAAATTTTCAACCCTTGATTTAACTTCATACGAATGTTGTATTATTCATAACCTTTTCACCTTAGGCTTTGTTAGTACACAGTGCATATTTATTTATGATAATATAGGAATGCTGTACAATTTAATATGAGAATTGGGGGGATTTTCCTTGGCAGATAAAGTTTTTGATGTCACTATAATTGGCGCTGGTCCAACTGGTTTATTTACTGCTTTTTATGGTGGCATGCGGCAAGCCAGTGTAAAAATAATTGAAAGTTTACCACATACTGGAGGGCAATTGACAGCCCTTTATCCAGAGAAAGATATATATGATGTAGCAGGATTTCCGAAAGTTCGCGCACAGGAGTTAGTCGATAATCTGGAGGAGCAGGCAAATTTGTTTGACCCAACCATCGTTTTAGAACAAGCAATAGAAAAGGTCGAACGCCTAGAGGATGATGTATTAAAACTCATTTCCAACACAGGGGAGGCTCACTATACAAAGACGATTATTATCACAGCAGGTAATGGTGCATTTCAGCCACGTCGTCTGAATATAGGGGAGTGTGATGAATTTGAAGGTGTAAATCTGCATTATCATGTAAAAGACATGAACCAATATAGCGGACAAAATGTTGCACTATTAGGTGGCGGTGACTCTGCGGTTGACTGGGCATTAATGCTGGAGCCAATCGCAGAAAAAGTCACACTTATTCATCGGCGGGACAAGTTCCGAGCACATGAACACAGTGTTGAGAAGCTTATGTCCTCAAGCGTAAATATTTTAACACCTTATACACCTAAAGATATCGTTACAAGTGACAAGATTGATCAATTAATTTTAGAAGAGGTTAAGGGAGATAAAGAGATAGAACTCGAAGTCGATTCCGTCTTATGTAATTATGGATTTGTCTCCACCCTTGGACCAATCAAAGACTGGGGACTGGAAATCGAGAAAAACAGTATTGTAGTTAATACGAAAATGGAAACAAACATTCCCGGCATTTACGCAGCTGGTGATATTTGTACCTATGATGGAAAAGTTAAACTAATCGCAACCGGCTTTGGTGAAGGTCCTACAGCCATTAATAATGCCAAACAATACATTGATCCAAAAGCCCGAATTCAACCAAAACATTCAACAGCAATGTTCTAAACGAAGAGCGTAGTTGACTGGTCAGAGACAGAGCTAGACAGCGAAGTCTAGACGATAAAAAAGCTAGAGACTGGAATTTATGCCACCGTCTCTAGCTGCTTATCTTTCACCCTACCAAAAAAGCTAGAACACCCTA
It encodes the following:
- a CDS encoding MalY/PatB family protein; translated protein: MSIFEELHDRKNTRSVKWDMLKSVFQSEDVLPMWVADMDFKAPEAVNNALVKRARHGIYGYTVIDDDVTDSIMNWIEKRHNWTIDKEWLSFSPGVVTSLHLAIQAFTEPDDKIIIQTPVYTPFYNVIEQHDREVVKNPLVLENGSYTVDFSDFEEKLKQGVKAFLLCSPHNPTGRVWKREELEEIARLCCKYDVIILSDEIHADLIYPGEQHTPIASLSEEIADRTITCMAPSKTFNLAGLQASYVITTNKEKRARFNEHLSKQGHGMLNTMGNTALEAAYVHGEAWLDELMTVIKSNQEYVTEMLEKHTDLKVTRPEGTYLLWIDCSALNLEKSDLNKFMIEKAKVGLNAGASYGDDGANFMRMNIACPKSTVKEGVKRIIDALNAT
- a CDS encoding phosphocarrier protein HPr, whose amino-acid sequence is MQEKKFTITADTGVHARPATLLVNKAGQFQSDVEISYNDKKVNLKSIMGVMSLGIPKGAEISITTNGSDEEEAIQGVEEVLKEHLGE
- the deoD gene encoding purine-nucleoside phosphorylase codes for the protein MSVHIGAKQGEIADKILLPGDPLRAKFIAETFLENVTQYNQVRGMYGYTGTYKGERVSVQGTGMGVPSISIYVNELIQSYDVQKFIRVGTCGAIQKDVKVRDVILAQGSTTDSQLNRMVFNGIDYAPLADFDLLKNAYDVGVEKGMNLQVGNVFTSDTFYRDNAKEINELLAKYKVLAIEMETSALYTLAAKFDRQALSVLTVSDHILTGEETTSQERQTTFNEMIEVALDAALK
- a CDS encoding 3D domain-containing protein, producing MKIKNFIRRTGMILLFAGAFYVTVTTISNVTLTDIQVGGEAEISDRSASASEYKHTALEEKGLSTINEKTTYISSDEIEGPKTLEEAIDFEQYPTATVSATGYTAGVESTDKTPDHPQYGITFSGVQVKRDLYSTIAADLDVYPIGTIMYIPDYGYGVVADKGSAITGNDIDLYYPTVEDVYDNWGKKEVEVYIVEMGDGNLTEEALMELNENEALQVFREQSPDN
- a CDS encoding divergent PAP2 family protein, which produces MELFLNFPLLAAVTAIIFAQVVKVPIRLLLSKEFKPSLAFSSGGMPSSHSAAVTALTTGIGIVEGVTSSIFAVSFVFSIITMYDATGVRRHAGEQAVVLNKLINDFQHFIDGAKDWNQKAEYEKRKELKEILGHQPIEVFFGSLTGVGIAFLLFPFY
- a CDS encoding superoxide dismutase family protein produces the protein MILFLVSCQSNDPSSRSVDMYNASGDIIGTAALSEQPDGVQVELSLEGLEPGFHGIHVHEYPKCEAPDFESAGSHFNPEGNEHGLMHPEGSHLGDLPNIEADEDGLVEAELTLDNATLLDGRMSILSGDGTSLVIQEGQDDGVSQPGGDGGPRIACGEIKAGEDSGEQPTDPTEFNEDLEE
- the yugI gene encoding S1 domain-containing post-transcriptional regulator GSP13, which codes for MTNKFEVGQIVEGRVTGIQPYGAFVALDEEVQGLVHISEVTHGFVNDINDYLTVGDDVHVKILNVDEANNKFSLSIRATEEAPAKSATTQKSSTNKQQDTEEAGFNTLKDKLEEWIKQSKK
- a CDS encoding glucose-6-phosphate isomerase, whose product is MTHVSFNYDKALRFFNQEELTNMNSFIQTAHNALHNQTGAGNDFLGWMDLPENYDKEEYARIKASAEKIRQDTDILLVIGIGGSYLGARAALDMLNHSFQDLLSKEERKAPQIIFVGHHLSSTYMRDLFDVLDGKDVSINVISKSGTTTEPAVAFRIFKKYLEEKYGAKEAKNRIYATTDKEKGALKTSADQAGYETFVIPDDVGGRYSVLTAVGLLPIAVSGISIDNMMQGASKAMHDFAEPELGKNAAYQYAAVRNILYNKGKVTEMLISYEPSLSYFAEWWKQLFGESEGKDQKGIYPSSANFTTDLHSLGQYVQEGRRNIFETVLHVGKANKEMTLEAEESNSDGLNYLAGKTIHEINDKAFQGTLLAHTDGDVPNLIVEVPELDAYTFGYLVYFFEKACAISGYLLGVNPFDQPGVEAYKKNMFALLGKPGFEEAKEELEKRL
- a CDS encoding potassium channel family protein, with amino-acid sequence MYSLINLLSILMRHKEMNGMSIKLIKNIYYRLPIIIRLLITILLLMVIFGFIIYLVEPKQFPTIFDGIWWAFVTAATVGYGDYIPLTTPGKMVAILLILTGGGLIAFYITTFASVSIKHERDLESGKIVFKSSGHLIFIGWNERTRQLLDITIDNDPDVRIVLIDRSLDHLAFQHYPVHFIHGDPTEDGTLKQANITQAKCVIITADINKNERQSDNNTILTTVAIRGNNKDIPIIAEILSKIQIENALRAGASTIIKTNDFMSALFYHELSSTENAMPFDTVLHVLKKQQFNQFKLPESLIDNSFLQASMYLLKEKYLLLGLIRNEEWYINPEADFMLEEEDILLTMIAW
- a CDS encoding biotin transporter BioY: MKGLRPIDLTFSAVFVCLMAIGANITVWFPFLAVPIGGTSVPLSLQTFFAILAGLMLGKKLGTISMMIYTLVGIAGVPIFAGLKAGPMMLITPTGGFILSFMFVAFFTGLIAERSKSNSVFTYGTASFIGFIVNYGIGVSYMYMIMNTWLELDISYWLAWAGMLPFLIKDAVLSCLAATFMVHIAKRIPARWLGAKI
- a CDS encoding kinase-associated lipoprotein B; translated protein: MADVAIGTTVRAHYNSGTYIGEVKEDRGERYLIEVLAVDKHPIQGDLHNPGQVEDVFFHERKALAHHEKMNVKKPAVRPFDETIPPYSESLKQAVDNYKEKLKAEDTAFNKKALHTLEGLEDKYYIKSYY